From one Nymphalis io chromosome 19, ilAglIoxx1.1, whole genome shotgun sequence genomic stretch:
- the LOC126776134 gene encoding mitochondrial intermembrane space import and assembly protein 40-B, which yields MSARRVWETGEGGKDVVVVAPRDELAAPSSAVLPAPEPAPGLILPDGAINWGCPCLGGMATGPCGTQFRDAFSCFHYSEAEPKGSDCYEKFSIMQECMGQYPELYGKDEDDDELAAALEHAADAPAAPPATPATPATPAPPATPAPAEPAPARA from the exons ATGTCGGCGCGGCGCGTGTGGGAGACGGGCGAGGGCGGCAAGGACGTGGTGGTGGTGGCGCCGCGCGACGAGCTGGCGGCGCCGAGCAGCGCGGTGCTGCCCGCGCCCGAGCCCGCGCCCGGCCTCATCCTGCCCGACGGCGCCATCAACTGGGGCTGCCCGTGCCTCGGCGGGATGGCCACGGGGCCCTGCGGCACGCAGTTCCGGGACGCCTTCTCCTGCTTCCACTACAG CGAAGCGGAACCAAAAGGCAGCGACTGCTACGAAAAATTTAGTATAATGCAGGAGTGTATGGGACAGTACCCTGAGCTGTACGGCAAGGACGAGGACGACGACGAGCTGGCGGCGGCGCTGGAGCACGCCGCCgacgcgcccgccgcgccgcctgCGACCCCCGCGACCCCCGCGacccccgcgccccccgcgacCCCCGCGCCCGCCGAGCCCGCGCCCGCGCGCGCCTGA